Proteins encoded together in one Salarias fasciatus chromosome 17, fSalaFa1.1, whole genome shotgun sequence window:
- the optn gene encoding optineurin yields MASGGSMMNGDISRSPTQPGTLEETLQQMNILIQENRELKEALRQTNLSMKERFEGLSVWKEKQREERHFLENRLEEARGRMETLNLQNQDLTRRLEEAGGAPGELQGVLSDQSVELRALRAQVARLQAEKNDLVAMNSELQLRAEQDSREDSFIEIISVSDGGVEGVNEAVGAERSRRPDLSMIASRLDNEEATVSQLLQSLRNETQKGERLQAELQAYAARIKELEEAKVNVEEISTQTAQPESTEGKEEKAASEVENLKSQMMTLFKELQQAQSKLDEAEGMKKNLQDRCREVEQDVATLKSQLVEKQAVQAENERLKLQLGSMQAQVALEQRKAEEERKNLAQLKDAYTKLFEDYNELKEEKKKREAQLVEKEQVEELQQRLAAAEEALAVKQSKIDEMKQDMFQKEKELETISVFQAQAEVYSSDFYAERAAREKLHEEKERLATQLEYIKKQNSQLQEEMDSLGRRSLNEMQRRHVAPGGSPHGAGPALVGRGAAADWQHQENIPEHACPKCNEILPDLDSLQIHIMDCII; encoded by the exons ATGGCGTCCGGAGGCTCCATGATGAACGGGGACATCTCCCGCTCCCCCACGCAGCCGGGCACGCTGGAGGAAACGCTGCAGCAGATGAACATCCTGATCCAGGAGAACCGGGAGCTGAAAG AGGCCCTCCGCCAGACCAACCTGTCCATGAAGGAGCGCTTCGAGGGGCTGTCCGTGTGGAAGGAGAAGCAGCGGGAGGAGCGGCACTTCCTGGAGAACCGGCTGGAGGAAGCCCGAGGCCGCATGGAAACGCTgaacctccagaaccaggatctgaccaggaggctggaggaggcgggaggagcGCCGGGAGAGCTGCAG GGGGTTTTGTCGGACCAGAGCGTGGAGCTGCGGGCCCTGCGGGCCCAGGTTGCTCGTCTGCAGGCGGAGAAGAACGACCTGGTGGCCATgaactctgagctgcagctgagggCCGAGCAGGATTCCCGGGAAGACTCGTTCATCGAAATCATCAGCGTGTCG gacGGAGGCGTGGAGGGCGTGAATGAGGCGGTTGGCGCCGAGCGCAGCAGGCGTCCCGACCTGAGCATGATCGCGTCCCGCCTGGACAACGAGGAGGCGACGGTCAGCCAGCTGCTCCAGTCCCTGAGGAACGAGACGCAGAAGGGGGAGCGGCTGCAGGCCGAGCTGCAGGCGTACGCCGCCAG AAtcaaagagctggaagaagcGAAGGTAAACGTGGAGGAGATTTCAACACAAACAGCCCAGCCAGAAAGCACCGAGGGCAAAGAGGAGAAG GCGGCGTCGGAGGTGGAGAACCTGAAGTCTCAGATGATGACGCTcttcaaagagctgcagcaggcgCAGAGCAAGCTGGACGAAGCGGAAGGCATGAAGAAGAACCTGCAGgacag GTGTCGGGAGGTGGAGCAGGACGTGGCCACTCTGAAGTCGCAGCTGGTGGAGAAGCAGGCGGTGCAGGCGGAGAACGagcggctgaagctgcagctgggcAGCATGCAGGCGCAGGTGGCGCTGGAGCAGAGGAAGGCCGAAGAGGAGAG GAAAAACCTGGCCCAGCTGAAGGATGCCTACACCAAGCTGTTTGAAGACTACAACGAGCtcaaggaggagaagaagaagagagag gctcagctggtggagaaggagcaggtggaggagctgcagcagcggctggCCGCCGCCGAAGAGGCTCTGGCGGTGAAACAGAGCAAGATCGACGAAATGAAGCAAGACATGTtccagaaggagaaggagctggaAACCATCTCTGTCTTCCAGGCTCAG GCGGAGGTCTACTCCTCGGACTTCTACGCAGAGCGAGCGGCGAGAGAGAAGCTCCACGAGGAGAAGGAGCGTCTGGCCACTCAGCTGGAGTACATCAAGAAGCAGAACagccagctgcaggaggagatggacTCTCTGGGCCG GCGCTCGCTGAACGAGATGCAGAGAAGACACGTGGCGCCGGGAGGAAGCCCGCATGGAGCCGGGCCGGCTCTGGTCGGAAGAG GAGCAGCCGCTGACTGGCAGCATCAGGAGAACATTCCTGAACACGCCTGTCCCAAATGCAACGAGATCCTgcccgacctggactccctgcaGATCCACATCATGGACTGCATCATCTAG